In one window of Nocardia brasiliensis DNA:
- the truB gene encoding tRNA pseudouridine(55) synthase TruB produces MAGLGGLLIVDKDGGWTSHDVVAKCRKLLRTKKVGHAGTLDPMATGVLVLGVDRATKLLGLLTLTTKAYTATIRLGRATSTDDAEGEVLASTPALHLADAEIAAHIAKLTGDIEQVPATVSAIKVDGERAYARHRAGEDVQLAARPVTVSRFDILGRKDVPEGEFVDLDVVVECSSGTYIRALARDLGAGLGVGGHLTALRRTRVGPFTLDHARTLDELATAAESDADLLSLDMDEAVRTAFPHREIDESQAEDLRNGRWLEPIGLRGVYAAIDPAGRAIALLQESGKRAASVMVVRPSNL; encoded by the coding sequence ATGGCCGGTCTCGGCGGGCTGCTGATCGTCGACAAGGACGGCGGCTGGACCAGTCACGATGTCGTCGCGAAGTGCCGGAAACTGTTGCGCACCAAGAAGGTCGGGCACGCGGGCACGCTGGACCCGATGGCGACCGGGGTGCTGGTGCTCGGGGTGGACCGGGCGACCAAGCTGCTCGGCCTGCTCACCCTCACCACCAAGGCCTACACCGCCACCATCCGGCTCGGTCGGGCCACCAGCACCGACGACGCCGAGGGCGAAGTGCTCGCGAGCACGCCCGCCCTGCACCTCGCCGATGCCGAAATCGCCGCGCACATCGCGAAACTCACCGGGGATATCGAGCAGGTGCCCGCCACGGTGAGCGCGATCAAGGTGGACGGCGAACGCGCCTATGCCCGGCATCGCGCGGGCGAGGACGTGCAGTTGGCCGCCCGCCCGGTCACGGTGTCGCGCTTCGACATTCTCGGTCGTAAGGACGTGCCGGAGGGGGAGTTCGTCGATCTCGACGTGGTCGTCGAATGTTCCTCTGGCACTTATATCCGGGCGCTGGCCCGTGATCTTGGCGCCGGGCTCGGTGTCGGCGGGCACCTGACGGCGTTGCGACGCACCAGGGTCGGCCCGTTCACCCTCGACCATGCCCGCACCCTGGACGAATTGGCGACCGCCGCCGAGTCGGACGCCGACCTGCTCAGCCTCGACATGGACGAGGCCGTGCGCACCGCCTTCCCGCACCGCGAGATCGACGAGAGCCAAGCCGAGGACCTGCGCAACGGCCGGTGGCTCGAGCCGATCGGCCTGCGCGGTGTGTACGCGGCGATCGATCCGGCGGGCCGGGCGATCGCGCTGCTGCAGGAAAGCGGTAAGCGCGCGGCGTCGGTGATGGTCGTGCGCCCGTCCAACCTGTAG
- the npt gene encoding 4'-phosphopantetheinyl transferase Npt, translating to MIENILPAGVASAELLKYPPDLTAYPAEEHLIAKAVEKRRRDFIGARHCARLALAELGEPPVAIGKGERGAPIWPRGIVGSLTHCDGYRAAALGHKLRFRSIGIDAEPHAELPEGVLDSVTLAPEREWLRDTDSPLHLDRLIFCAKEATFKAWWPLTLRWLGFEDAHITFELEDNSVGAGRGTFHSKILVPGQTNDGGTPLASFDGRWQIVDGFILTAIVHV from the coding sequence CTGATCGAGAACATTCTGCCCGCGGGTGTCGCCTCGGCCGAGCTGCTGAAGTATCCGCCGGATCTGACGGCATATCCGGCCGAAGAACATCTGATCGCGAAGGCTGTGGAGAAGCGGCGCCGGGACTTCATCGGCGCCCGGCACTGCGCCCGCCTGGCGCTGGCCGAGCTCGGCGAGCCGCCGGTGGCGATCGGCAAGGGCGAGCGGGGCGCGCCGATCTGGCCGCGCGGGATCGTCGGCAGCCTCACCCACTGTGACGGGTACCGCGCCGCGGCGCTCGGGCACAAGCTGCGCTTCCGTTCGATCGGGATCGACGCCGAGCCGCATGCCGAGCTGCCCGAGGGCGTGCTCGATTCGGTCACGCTGGCGCCGGAGCGAGAGTGGTTGCGCGACACCGACTCTCCGCTGCACCTGGATCGGCTGATCTTCTGCGCGAAGGAGGCGACGTTCAAGGCGTGGTGGCCGCTCACCCTGCGCTGGCTCGGTTTCGAGGACGCGCACATCACCTTCGAGCTCGAGGACAACTCGGTCGGGGCCGGGCGCGGCACCTTCCACAGCAAGATCCTGGTACCCGGCCAGACCAACGACGGCGGCACGCCCCTGGCGTCGTTCGACGGCAGGTGGCAGATCGTCGACGGGTTCATTCTGACCGCGATCGTGCACGTCTGA
- a CDS encoding metallophosphoesterase family protein — translation MIPKLMAVSDIHVGHQGNRPVVEQIRADSPEDWLIVAGDVGEKTDDIRWALELLRGRFAKVIWVPGNHELWTTAKDPVQMTGAARYDYLVSICRDLDVVTPEDPFPVWTGAGSEKHGGSVTLAPMFVLYDYTWLPEGATTKAEGLAIARDRNVVATDEYLLSPDPYLTRDAWCNARVQVTKRKLDAMPEGTPLVLINHFPLVRQPTDVLFYPEFALWCGTDQTADWHTRYNVVCSVYGHLHIPRTSHYDGVRFEEVSLGYPREWQRRGLPDRLLRQILPAPEYPPGTLNEWGGHFKVTPEMEAAAAEMRAKAQRRRGM, via the coding sequence GTGATACCCAAGTTGATGGCGGTGAGCGACATTCATGTCGGGCACCAGGGGAATCGGCCGGTTGTCGAGCAGATTCGGGCCGACTCGCCGGAGGACTGGCTGATCGTGGCCGGGGACGTGGGGGAGAAGACCGACGACATCCGGTGGGCGCTGGAGTTGCTGCGCGGCCGCTTCGCCAAGGTGATCTGGGTGCCGGGCAACCACGAGCTCTGGACCACGGCGAAGGACCCGGTGCAGATGACCGGTGCCGCCCGCTACGACTACCTGGTGTCGATCTGCCGCGACCTCGACGTGGTGACCCCCGAGGATCCCTTCCCGGTGTGGACGGGCGCGGGATCGGAAAAGCACGGCGGATCGGTGACGCTGGCGCCGATGTTCGTGCTCTACGACTACACCTGGCTCCCCGAGGGCGCGACCACCAAGGCCGAGGGCCTGGCGATCGCCCGGGACCGCAACGTGGTCGCCACCGACGAATACCTGCTCTCCCCGGACCCGTATCTGACCAGGGACGCGTGGTGCAATGCCCGCGTGCAGGTCACCAAGCGCAAGCTGGACGCCATGCCCGAGGGCACGCCGCTGGTGCTGATCAACCATTTCCCGCTGGTCCGCCAGCCGACGGACGTGCTGTTCTACCCGGAGTTCGCGCTCTGGTGCGGCACCGACCAGACCGCTGACTGGCACACCCGCTACAACGTGGTCTGCTCGGTCTACGGCCATCTGCACATCCCGCGCACCTCGCACTACGACGGCGTGCGCTTCGAAGAGGTGTCGCTGGGCTATCCGCGGGAGTGGCAGCGCCGCGGCCTGCCCGACCGCCTGCTCCGTCAGATCCTGCCCGCCCCGGAGTACCCGCCGGGCACGCTGAACGAGTGGGGCGGCCACTTCAAGGTCACCCCGGAGATGGAAGCGGCCGCCGCCGAGATGCGCGCCAAGGCCCAGCGCCGCCGGGGAATGTGA
- a CDS encoding WXG100 family type VII secretion target, whose amino-acid sequence MSGWDLTRTNVTNWNTSQLATLAIKLATSNNTFAYQIDRMPQEFSNFGADWVGRAHDAAYGRISEDHLQARKIKEETGDLVTVLGQAADGLYWTRDALLKKVSDAEAPNAAGEGATMKVENNWSVTLTIADTVPSDKHADIRAAAQDHQDLIAKAFTELRTAAEETDRLIREAGWQIRYAGNHFGDGIDAPTTPGTADPGDSVYQRQQAPGTEGFSEERTQAAAAAFEAVFGRPPTSPTDWQTAHILNPNSYTPKFQGVAPVIQVVKIDKVPGQGVVRAAQYIEQRDVSSWPPPKRDLGDNRTADPHFDPEHAKVSTYIDYENGIVVLRQNPSVRQNPDGSPGEVQIGIPQGEVWQANDGSVRIKYDAGNPFAPDWTANAPGDTKLDQHGVTVNGDLVFKPGANGVEVHGTRTDYPSLEVYQDDPQGNTRTVVLDPAVSGRSWGPSVNLPFHHDIGLGETATRPFQEWNSTYDVPGPDKPSTPIGPTTNPPHVPLPKGTV is encoded by the coding sequence ATGAGCGGCTGGGACCTGACCCGAACCAACGTCACCAACTGGAACACCAGCCAGTTGGCCACCCTCGCTATCAAGCTCGCGACCAGCAACAACACCTTCGCTTATCAGATCGACCGCATGCCGCAGGAGTTCTCCAACTTCGGTGCCGACTGGGTAGGACGCGCCCACGACGCGGCCTATGGGCGGATCAGCGAGGATCACCTGCAAGCGCGCAAGATCAAGGAAGAGACCGGCGACCTGGTCACTGTCCTCGGCCAAGCCGCCGACGGCTTGTACTGGACGCGCGATGCCCTGCTGAAGAAGGTCTCCGACGCCGAGGCCCCGAACGCCGCCGGTGAAGGCGCGACCATGAAGGTCGAGAACAACTGGTCGGTCACGCTCACCATCGCCGATACGGTCCCGAGCGACAAGCACGCCGACATCCGCGCTGCCGCTCAGGACCATCAAGACCTGATCGCGAAAGCGTTCACGGAATTGCGTACTGCCGCCGAAGAGACCGACCGGCTCATCCGCGAAGCGGGTTGGCAGATTCGCTACGCCGGGAACCACTTCGGCGACGGCATCGATGCCCCGACCACCCCAGGGACTGCCGACCCCGGCGACTCTGTGTATCAACGGCAGCAGGCACCGGGCACCGAGGGGTTCAGCGAGGAACGCACCCAAGCCGCCGCGGCCGCATTCGAGGCGGTGTTCGGCCGACCACCGACCTCGCCGACCGACTGGCAGACCGCGCATATCCTGAACCCGAACAGCTACACACCCAAGTTCCAGGGCGTGGCACCGGTGATCCAGGTGGTCAAGATCGACAAGGTTCCTGGCCAAGGTGTGGTGCGTGCAGCACAGTACATCGAGCAGCGAGATGTCAGCAGTTGGCCTCCACCGAAACGAGATCTGGGCGATAACCGGACCGCCGACCCGCACTTCGATCCGGAGCATGCCAAGGTCAGCACCTATATCGACTATGAGAACGGGATAGTCGTTCTCCGGCAGAACCCGTCGGTTCGGCAGAACCCTGACGGTAGCCCGGGAGAGGTACAGATCGGTATTCCCCAGGGCGAGGTCTGGCAGGCCAACGACGGCTCGGTGCGCATCAAGTACGACGCAGGCAACCCGTTCGCCCCGGACTGGACCGCCAACGCGCCCGGCGACACCAAACTCGATCAGCACGGGGTCACGGTCAACGGGGATCTGGTCTTCAAGCCGGGGGCCAACGGTGTCGAAGTGCATGGCACCCGTACGGATTATCCCTCGCTCGAGGTGTATCAGGATGACCCGCAAGGCAATACGCGGACCGTTGTGCTCGATCCGGCTGTGAGCGGACGGTCATGGGGGCCGAGCGTGAACCTCCCGTTCCACCACGACATCGGACTCGGTGAAACGGCTACTCGCCCATTCCAGGAGTGGAACTCCACCTACGACGTCCCGGGGCCGGACAAGCCGTCGACCCCTATCGGGCCGACCACGAACCCACCACATGTTCCGCTTCCGAAAGGAACTGTTTGA